In Toxoplasma gondii ME49 chromosome X, whole genome shotgun sequence, a single genomic region encodes these proteins:
- a CDS encoding phenylalanyl-tRNA synthetase alpha chain A, putative (encoded by transcript TGME49_234505), with protein sequence MADVASAALMDDFLQVLNKEFGLQPVVSTLALAENSEYGGKFGAHEKIVGLVKSLQANEYVLGEQVEKTVWSLTEEGQLYAKEGSPEFRLVAWLQQRGNEEASLDVAAIKAGFGSEADVAVSNAMKMQWLRIDKATKLLHINKVPESDNVKTLLDVIQGQRDGNQDDAAALFKQLSELTATASPEKALQDLKKRKLVELRKVKYLKLQKGPKFSLHLMKPVADLTAELLIGDAWEKSNFKEYNFFAAGKRIRRGAVHPLMQVMKQFKQILYCMGFEEMPTNQYVESSFWCFDSLFMPQQHPARDVQDTFFLQAPKSSDATKIPQAYFNSVKNIHERGGHGSIGWQYEWSEEESMGNILRTHTTASSARMLYGLAQEYKKTGVFRPRKFFSIDRVFRNETLDATHLAEFHQVEGLVADRGLTIGHLMGVMETFYKQIGIEQLKFKPAYNPYTEPSMEIFGYHAGLKRWIEVGNSGIFRPEMLLPMGLPEDVTVIAWGLSLERPTMIRYGISNIRQLFGHRALLGMA encoded by the exons ATGGCTGACGTCGCTTCAGCCGCATTAATGGATGATTTCCTACAAGTTCTGAATAAAGAGTTCGGTCTGCAGCCGGTCGTGAGCACGTTGGCTCTTGCCGAAAATTCGGAGTATGGGGGCAAATTCGGTGCCCACGAGAAGATCGTCGGACTCGTGAAGTCCCTGCAGGCAAACGAATATGTCCTGGGAGAGCAGGTGGAGAAGACAGTGTGGAGTCTGACCGAAGAAGGCCAATTGTATGCCAAGGAAGGATCTCCTGAGTTTCGCCTTGTGGCATGGCTGCAACAACGTGGAAATGAA GAGGCCTCTCTTGACGTGGCTGCCATTAAGGCAGGTTTCGGTTCCGAGGCGGATGTAGCCGTGAGCAATGCGATGAAGATGCAGTGGCTGCGAATCGACAAGGCAACAAAACTGCTACACATCAACAAAGTTCCTGAGTCCGACAACGTCAAGACGTTGCTAGATGTCATCCAAGGACAACGTGATGGAAATCAAGACGACGCGGCAGCTCTGTTCAAGCAGCTCTCCGAGCTTACTGCTACCGCTTCTCCGGAGAAAGCTCTCCAG GACTTGAAAAAACGGAAACTGGTGGAGCTCCGAAAGGTGAAATACCTCAAGCTCCAGAAAGGTCCCaagttctctctgcatctgaTGAAACCGGTGGCGGACCTGACCGCAGAACTCCTTATAGGCGATGCGTGGGAAAAGTCAA ATTTCAAGGAGTACAACTTCTTCGCAGCAGGAAAGAGAATCCGGCGCGGCGCGGTTCACCCGTTGATGCAAGTCATGAAACAGTTCAAGCAAATTCTGTACTGCATGGGTTTCGAG GAGATGCCGACAAATCAGTATGTGGAGTCGTCTTTCTGGTGCTTCGACTCGCTCTTCATGCCTCAACAGCATCCGGCTCGGGATGTGCAAGAcaccttctttctccag GCTCCCAAATCCAGTGATGCGACAAAGATACCACAAGCATACTTCAACAGCGTTAAAAACATCCATGAACGTGGTGGACACGGATCTATCGGATGGCAGTACGAATG GTCGGAGGAAGAGTCCATGGGAAACATTCTCCGGACACACACAACCGCGTCGTCTGCGCGCATGTTATACGGACTCGCCCAAGAGTATAAAAAG ACTGGTGTCTTCCGCCCGCGGAAGTTCTTCTCTATAGATCGAGTGTTTCGAAATGAAACCCTAGACGCCACCCATCTTGCTGAATTTCACCAG GTGGAAGGACTCGTCGCCGACCGCGGCTTGACTATTGGCCACCTTATGGGGGTGATGGAAACTTTCTACAAGCAGATTGGCATCGAACAACTCAA GTTCAAGCCCGCATACAATCCCTACACAGAACCGTCAATGGAGATTTTCGGGTACCATGCAGGACTCAAGAG GTGGATTGAAGTCGGCAATAGTGGTATTTTCCGACCGGAGATGCTACTACCAATGGGCCTTCCGGAGGACGTGACAGTCATTGCCTGGGGACTAAGCTTGGAACG GCCTACAATGATTCGATACGGAATATCCAACATTAGACAGCTCTTTGGTCACCGAGCTCTGTTAGGTATGGCGTGA
- a CDS encoding kelch repeat-containing protein (encoded by transcript TGME49_234490) — MAGDTMASFLRRKKQILSGLDFDGSMSGTEGVTGPGRSQKFDETEHPSVADSREPALLQSKDKGESESLVFPPRLDKSLKGSVDRDLLRICSIINTNPSYVTTSCCSGRISVFQNGPKSPEGNSKKGGKLIYASHSPIEQAEVAVIVQRLRSDESHYQSKVKHDATRRPLNGEDAEGGSSPFPDHRDQPAPEALKYPRHDTFKVARHSGKPTVDLKVEPFVMHVECADLESARALLTAAVTCGLKHSGMSVAGPKRYIVAVRGSQRLEAPLGTCTTNAVALPSQTDLGSEKRTSRCELLVSLDYLNFMIDMCNDKMSLNLMQIRRFEAKLEESFRAVPAIQGSGRDLKEDLQAVKHFKNRIRKSRPTLRSDSGEHRASSKARRRESQFHPPQRSHPSSTALPNSEQRSASEEVQKYPVLPHYILDSKNLDDRRRLDLWSCACALEYPFLCVYGGFARSKRTDCLLVYNLETSSWETKQAPAAPEGPGARVSASLLALGHGYTLLLFGRRGPSEPCSDAWLLDTRTWSWLPARPTCQAQKLPATGSSRLRPEAGLEKRAPPTEGKTTSDERNRCEVSPNGQINPLVEEDVAPSDHPAGRWRHAACVRQSAWTRTERGARGLAEVWIMGGVNGAQSVSDSVLIDLWRLTLHITEVEEPSRLVECQSLWTRTIGQGDCPPPLHSFAMVASSTHLFLFGGLRGDGINEAPIPLEEVYTFHIDSGVWRRQRPRCAVSISGEQSTSMDPLHNLCDNGNRLAPSPRFSHIALPVNSTQIKHLNNAGNADSCPPATHALVVGGCDGSQPLGDVWSLELDSLEWRFVGMLPNSNRSWRCRVGGAFSPASAELFLVGGGGICFTFGSHADPAIAVNLLPFFCETEETVLETPAALLMPRLEPGAAGKPNASMSPAAESEARLPRGPDQETVKGQGTDDRENGLSSQSSDTWLVVRNQNDVKWIKTVLEEQFIYDKGRKISSVPGTAVSQLASKLDLRQPCDSGVPEACLQRTAALTMIPVFRTFEIGAVLNKRHSVSVSGMTTEDELSSKLCFYTYSGEETKKQRVFSLDVAIAESLLEAAQELSASTVFLERCSDLRASLLKSSNKRRKPSETLEPSRLKLPTLPRKFERLGNAVLLPAGSLQGLSAFLAEGETHVDGRRLEPSVWKHLAKRLKAETIGVQAPISGPKRQSQVQIIYGASGLVNHQENGVVYHFDVTKCMFASGNGTERARFVNLIRASNSAEPETVVDLFCGIGYFSLAALTCAGADKLKHLYACDWNQDALQFFEAALALNHVDPRRVTLNLCDSFQTPGQSYGECHSASTHADERALGPAPAFLVGKADRVSLGLIPSSEQAWSTALAVVNRERGAMLHVHGIGPMEFVEKPAHSLRVSCEAGRWNLISEPGVCATECDCKVSASSHFRSSETAYATIRGQKLYLGRDIGRDLKFAQHVLRRLAGLAVADFPSLFGSHSDCTWVFSLCHVERVKSYSPKQYHFVVDVSCRPESVLDGSS; from the exons ATGGCGGGGGACACGATGGCGTCATTCTTGCGCAGGAAAAAGCAGATCTTGTCCGGTCTCGATTTCGATGGCAGCATGTCCGGTACCGAGGGAGTCACTGGCCCCGGGAGGTCGCAGAAGTTTGATGAGACAGAACACCCTTCTGTTGCTGACTCACGCGAGCCGGCATTACTTCAGAGCAAAGACAAGGGGGAGTCTGAATCCCTGGTCTTTCCCCCCAGACTGGACAAGTCCCTGAAGGGCTCCGTTGACCGTGATCTGCTGCGGATTTGTTCCATTATCAACACCAATCCGAGTTACGTCACTACCAGCTGTTGCAGCGGGAGGATCAGCGTCTTTCAAAATGGACCAAAGAGTCCCGAAGGGAATTCAAAGAAGGGCGGGAAGCTCATCTATGCAAGTCACTCGCCGATTGAACAAGCTGAAGTGGCTGTGATCGTACAGCGACTTCGTAGCGACGAGAGCCATTATCAGAGCAAAGTAAAACACGATGCGACGCGTCGCCCTCTAAATGGTGAAGACGCCGAGGGAGGGAGCTCTCCATTTCCTGACCACCGAGACCAGCCAGCTCCTGAGGCACTGAAATATCCCAGGCACGACACATTCAAGGTTGCACGTCACTCTGGAAAACCGACTGTTGATCTCAAAGTTGAGCCATTCGTGATGCACGTTGAATGCGCGGATCTCGAGAGCGCGAGGGCGCTGCTCACAGCGGCAGTGACATGTGGCCTCAAGCACTCCGGCATGAGCGTAGCTGGTCCAAAACGATACATTGTGGCTGTGCGGGGAAGTCAGAGACTGGAGGCACCTTTAGGAACTTGCACAACTAATGCTGTCGCACTTCCGAGTCAGACAGACCTTGGATCCGAGAAAAGAACTTCCAGATGCGAGCTGCTGGTGTCGTTGGACTACTTGAACTTCATGATTGATATGTGTAATGACAAGATGAGTCTGAATCTGATGCAGATCCGTAGGTTCGAGGCAAAACTGGAGGAATCTTTTCGAGCTGTCCCTGCGATTCAAGGTTCAGGACGAGACCTAAAGGAAGATTTGCAGGCCGTAAAGCATTTCAAGAACCGCATCCGGAAAAGCCGTCCTACGCTCAGGAGCGACTCTGGAGAGCACCGTGCCTCATCTAAAGCGCGCAGACGTGAAAGCCAGTTTCATCCACCACAGAGGTCACATCCTTCTTCCACTGCTCTTCCAAATTCCGAACAGCGATCAGCGTCGGAGGAGGTTCAGAAGTACCCGGTTCTGCCGCATTACATCTTGGATTCCAAG AATTTGGACGACCGACGGCGACTAGACTTATGGAGCTGTGCATGTGCGCTTGAGTATCCTTTTTTGTGCGTCTACGGCGGGTTCGCTCGGAGCAAGCGAACGGACTGTTTATTGGTGTACAACTTAGAGACTTCGTCATGGGAAACGAAGCAAGCACCCGCTGCTCCTGAAG GCCCAGGCGCCCGGGTGTCGGCGTCGCTCCTTGCTCTCGGCCACGGATACACCTTACTCCTCTTCGGTCGTAGAGGCCCCTCAGAACCGTGTTCCGACGCTTGGCTGCTGGACACGAGAACATGGTCCTGGCTGCCTGCCCGGCCTACCTGCCAAGCCCAGAAGCTTCCCGCGACCGGCAGTTCAAGATTGCGTCCCGAGGCTGGATTGGAGAAACGCGCGCCACCCACAGAAGGGAAAACGACATCTGACGAGCGGAATCGCTGCGAGGTTTCACCGAATGGACAAATTAATCCACTTGTCGAAGAGGATGTCGCTCCGTCCGATCACCCCGCAGGCCGCTGGAGACACGCAGCCTGTGTGCGACAAAGTGCTTGGACGAGGACGGAACGCGGGGCGCGTGGACTGGCGGAAGTGTGGATCATGGGGGGCGTCAACGGGGCACAGTCCGTCAGCGATTCTGTTCTTATCGATTTGTGGCGCTTGACACTCCACATAACCGA GGTTGAAGAGCCCAGCAGGCTGGTGGAGTGTCAGAGCTTGTGGACCAGGACCATTGGACAAGGCGATTGCCCACCACCGCTGCATTCTTTTGCCATGGTTGCGTCATCCACAcacttgtttctcttcgggGGTCTTCGCGGCGATGGAATCAACGAAGCGCCGATCCCTCTGGAG GAGGTCTACACATTCCACATCGATTCTGGTGTTTGGCGACGGCAGCGCCCCCGGTGCGCTGTGTCTATCAGTGGCGAACAGAGCACGTCGATG GATCCTCTTCACAATCTCTGCGACAACGGAAATCGATTGGCGCCGTCACCGCGGTTTTCGCACATCGCCCTTCCGGTGAACAGCACACAAATCAAGCATCTCAACAATGCCGGAAACGCTGACTCGTGCCCTCCAGCTACACACGCACTTGTCGTTGGCGGCTGCGATGGATCGCAGCCTCTTGGTGACGTCTGGAGTCTTGAG CTCGATTCTCTCGAATGGAGGTTCGTCGGGATGCTGCCAAACTCGAATCGCTCGTGGAGATGTCGAGTTGGCGGAGCGTTTTCGCCTGCTAGCGCTGAACTCTTCCTCGTTGGCGGCGGCGGAATTTGCTTCACTTTTGGTTCCCATGCAGACCCGGCAATTGCAGTGAATTTGCTaccttttttctgtgaaactgaagaaacagTGTTG GAAACCCCGGCGGCCCTGCTGATGCCCAGACTGGAGCCTGGTGCTGCCGGCAAGCCGAACGCGTCCATGTCGCCTGCAGCAGAGAGTGAAGCGAGGCTGCCAAGAGGACCCGACCAAGAGACAGTAAAAGG GCAAGGGACAGATGACAGAGAGAATGGACTTTCCAGTCAATCTTCGGACACCTGGCTTGTCGTTCGGAATCAGAATGATGTGAAATGGATCAAGACGGTCCTTGAAGAACAGTTCATCTACGACAAAGGCAGAAAGATCTCCTCAGTTCCTGGGACTGCCGTATCCCAGCTGGCGAGCAAACTGGACCTTCGCCAGCCCTGCGATTCCGGGGTTCCGGAAGCATGCCTTCAAAGGACTGCCGCCTTGACGATGATACCTGTTTTCCGAACCTTTGAGATTGGCGCGGTACTCAATAAGAGAcactctgtctccgtctctggcATGACCACCGAAG ACGAGTTGAGTTCAAAGCTTTGTTTTTACACCtacagcggagaagagacgaagaaacagcggGTGTTCTCTCTTGATGTAGCCATCGCGGAGAGCCTTCTAGAGGCAGCTCAGGAGCTGTCCGCGAGCACGGTTTTTCTCGAGAGGTGCTCCGACTTGCGAGCGTCACTGCTCAAAAGCAGCAACAAACGCAGGAAACCGTCTGAGACACTGGAGCCAAGTCGGTTGAAGTTGCCCACTCTTCCTCGTAAATTCGAACGTCTCGGAAACGCTGTTCTTCTGCCAGCTGGCAGCCTCCAAGGCCTCAGCGCCTTTCTCGCTGA GGGAGAGACTCATGTTGATGGGAGGAGACTCGAGCCATCAGTGTGGAAGCATTTGGCGAAGAGACTGAAGGCGGAGACGATTGGCGTGCAAGCGCCGATCTCAGGGCCGAAGCGGCAAAGCCAA GTTCAGATCATCTACGGTGCCAGTGGCCTCGTCAACCACCAAGAGAACGGAGTGGTTTACCATTTTGACGTGACGAAATGTATGTTTGCCTCGGGCAACGGGACGGAACG GGCGCGATTTGTAAATCTCATCAGAGCAAGCAATTCAGCTGAGCCGGAGACCGTGGTGGACCTGTTCTGCGGAATTGGCTACTTTTCCCTTGCCGCTCTCACCTGCGCGGGTGCAGACAAACTGAAGCATCTTTATGCTTGCGACTGGAATCAGGATGCCCTCCAA TTCTTCGAAGCGGCCCTTGCTCTGAATCACGTTGATCCAAGACGGGTCACACTGAATCTCTGTGACAGCTTCCAGACGCCCGGGCAAAGCTACGGTGAGTGCCACAGCGCGTCGACGCACGCGGATGAAAGAGCTTTGGGACCTGCCCCTGCGTTTTTGGTGGGCAAGGCAGATCGTGTGTCTCTTGGTCTTATTCCCTCGAGCGAGCAAGCGTGGAGCACCGCCCTAGCGGTAGTcaacagagaacgaggcgcTATGCTGCATGTACATGGCATAGGCCCAATGGAATTTGTTGAAAAGCCAGCGCATTCTTTGCGGGTCTCATGCGAGGCCGGCAGGTGGAACCTGATTTCCGAACCAGGGGTGTGTGCCACCGAGTGCGATTGTAAAGTGTCAGCGTCGAGCCACTTCAGATCTTCTGAGACAGCGTATGCTACCATTCGTGGACAGAAGCTGTACCTCGGAAGGGATATTGGACGAGACCTTAAGTTTGCACAACACGTCCTACGCCGTTTGGCAGGTTTAGCAGTGGCCGATTTCCCTAGTTTATTTGGCAGTCACAGTGACTGCACGTGGGTATTCAGTCTGTGCCATGTGGAACGCGTCAAGTCGTACTCCCCGAAACAGTATCACTTTGTCGTTGACGTGTCTTGCCGACCAGAGTCTGTGTTGGACGGCTCATCGTGA